From Hirundo rustica isolate bHirRus1 chromosome 1, bHirRus1.pri.v3, whole genome shotgun sequence, a single genomic window includes:
- the RALA gene encoding LOW QUALITY PROTEIN: ras-related protein Ral-A (The sequence of the model RefSeq protein was modified relative to this genomic sequence to represent the inferred CDS: deleted 1 base in 1 codon) — protein sequence MAANKPKGQNSLALHKVIMVGSGGVGKSALTLQFMYDEFVEDYEPTKADSYRKKVVLDGEEVQIDILDTAGQEDYAAIRDNYFRSGEGFLCVFSITELESFAATADFREQILRVKEDENVPFLLVGNKSDLEDKRQVSVEEAKNRADQWNVNYVETSAKTRANVDKVFFDLMREIRARKMEDSKEKNGKKKRKSLAKRIRERCCIL from the exons ATGGCAGCAAATAAACCTAAAGGACAGAATTCGTTGGCTTTACACAAAGTCATCATGGTGGGAAGCGGTGGCGTAGGAAAATCTGCTTTAACGCTACAGTTTATGTATGATGAG tttgttGAAGACTATGAACCCACCAAAGCAGACAGCTACAGGAAAAAGGTGGTTCTGGATGGGGAAGAAGTCCAAATTGATATATTGGAtacagcagggcaggaggactATGCTGCAATTAGAGACAACTACTTCCGAAGTGGAGAAGGTTTTCTTTGCGTCTTCTCT ATTACAGAGCTGGAATCCTTTGCAGCAACTGCAGACTT cagggaGCAAATCTTAAGAGTAAAAGAAGATGAGAATGTTCCTTTTTTGCTAGTTGGTAATAAATCAGATTTGGAAGATAAAAGACAAGTTTCTGTAGAGGAAGCAAAAAACAGAGCTGATCAGTGGAATGTTAATTATGTGGAAACTTCTGCAAAAACACGAGCTAATGTTGACAAG gtgttttttgaTTTAATGAGAGAAATTAGAGCCAGAAAAATGgaagacagcaaagaaaagaatgggaagaagaaaagaaaaagcctagCTAAGAGGATCAGAGAAAGATGTTGCATTTTATAA